The sequence GGGGAGTCTCTTGGGGCGGGTTTTCCATTTATGAGCCTCTGCGTCCTTGTGGCTTCCCTTCCGCAGACGCTGCATATGGCCGTTAGATAGACAATGTTGTCTGCTAGCGCTAATAATTCCTTGGTTACTTCAAAGGGTTCTCCCTTAAAATCTAAATTCAGACCGCTGGCTATAACGTAAACGCCTTCATCGGCGAGCTTGTTTAGGATTTCAACGATCGACATCGGAAAGAACTGGACCTCATCGATGCCTATAACTTCAAAATCCTCCTCCTTGGTTTTTTGGTATATAGTCCTCACACCTTCCTCTGTTGTAGGCACTACGAAGGCTTCATAGCTTAATCCGTTGTGAGCAACTACTTTATCTTCGCTGTAGCGGTTGTCTATTGACGGTTTGAAAAGAGCCGCCTTTCTTTTCGCAAAAATCTGCCTTTCTATCCTTTTTATCAGTTCACTTGTCTTTCCTGCGAACATTGGTCCGGTAATGACCTCCAAGAACCCCTCTGGATGCATGATTATCACCTTTTGTCTTTTGCTCCCTCATCTAAAAAGTTCTTTCCTTGAGATTTTTGGATTTTAAACAATCACTCGCAGGGTTTTTGCTGTAAATAACATGGCATTTAAAAATAAGATGGAAAAAATTACAAAACCTTTAGGTTGCTCTTTGACTTCATATCTTTTGATAAACATAAATAAAATCAGCAACTG comes from Thermococcus litoralis DSM 5473 and encodes:
- a CDS encoding thymidine kinase — protein: MHPEGFLEVITGPMFAGKTSELIKRIERQIFAKRKAALFKPSIDNRYSEDKVVAHNGLSYEAFVVPTTEEGVRTIYQKTKEEDFEVIGIDEVQFFPMSIVEILNKLADEGVYVIASGLNLDFKGEPFEVTKELLALADNIVYLTAICSVCGREATRTQRLINGKPAPRDSPRILVGGIEAYEARCRRHHIVP